A region from the Triticum aestivum cultivar Chinese Spring chromosome 3D, IWGSC CS RefSeq v2.1, whole genome shotgun sequence genome encodes:
- the LOC123078091 gene encoding TLC domain-containing protein 5 — translation MEDYGGVASLVASGVVFWSTAFLLLRALLPKRSYDFCNRAVSTMHAVTGVALGCLSVQDWASPVSPVASPSSPRQMRALAVTLSYMIYDGACCHLSGDARLDNALHHLISIVGLAAGLAYQRCGTELVACLLVTEISSPLLHLREMLKELGVKDTDLNLLVDILFAVTFSVARMVCGTYVTYRTVTADNPILIKTMATSLLLVSAYWFLRILRMVRHKIGKKRLASKAAGKGSM, via the exons ATGGAGGACTACGGCGGCGTGGCGAGCCTGGTGGCGTCCGGGGTGGTGTTCTGGTCGACGGCGTTCCTGCTGCTGCGGGCGCTGCTCCCCAAGCGCTCCTACGACTTCTGCAACCGCGCGGTCTCCACCATGCACGCCGTCACCGGCGTCGCCCTCGGCTGCCTCTCCGTGCAGGACTGGGCCTCCCCCGTCTCCCCCGTCGCCTCACCCTCCTCGCCGCGCCAG ATGAGGGCGCTGGCGGTGACGCTGTCGTACATGATCTACGACGGGGCTTGCTGCCACCTGAGCGGCGACGCGCGGCTGGACAACGCCCTGCACCACCTCATCAGCATCGtcggcctcgccgccggcctcgcctaccAGAGG TGTGGGACGGAGCTGGTGGCGTGCCTGCTCGTCACGGAGATCTCCAGCCCGCTGCTGCACCTCAGGGAGATGCTCAAGGAGCTCGGCGTAAAGGACACAGACCTCAACCTCCTCGTCGAC ATCCTGTTCGCGGTGACCTTCTCGGTGGCAAGGATGGTTTGTGGGACGTACGTCACCTACCGCACTGTGACGGCTGACAACCCCATCCTCATCAAG ACGATGGCGACGAGCTTGCTGCTGGTGAGCGCCTACTGGTTCTTGAGGATCCTCAGGATGGTCAGGCACAAGATTGGGAAGAAGAGGCTGGCGTCCAAAGCCGCCGGCAAGGGATCTATGTGA